In Gossypium raimondii isolate GPD5lz chromosome 12, ASM2569854v1, whole genome shotgun sequence, a single window of DNA contains:
- the LOC105764347 gene encoding probable microtubule-binding protein TANGLED translates to MLLFVCPCREDFRKEFQEQNPDIKSMRDVEKCMARLQELQLTVAGGSKVISGVSLSPRSTRGYMKTSLRCKQESLRMKNSTPRKSLVGKFPTTAGG, encoded by the exons ATGCTTTTATTCGTGTGCCCTTGTCGT GAGGATTTTCGTAAGGAATTTCAAGAGCAGAATCCGGACATCAAGTCAATGCGCGAT GTGGAGAAATGTATGGCAAGATTGCAAGAGTTGCAGTTAACAGTTGCAGGAGGGTCTAAGGTGATATCAGGGGTGAGTTTAAGTCCAAGAAGTACTAGGGGTTATATGAAGACTAGTCTCAGATGCAAGCAAGAGTCCTTAAg GATGAAGAACTCTACTCCAAGGAAATCACTAGTTGGGAAGTTTCCAACCACTGCAGGAG GTTAA